The region AGCAAATGGTAATCAAACCTTAACTAAGAGCAATACATCTCAGCACCGCAAATACTCGAAAAAATTCAAGCTCGCTTACTCTAATCAACTTCAACATCACATaccaggaaaagaaaaaaacacattCAGATCAGGATGCTTCCAAGCCTCCACTTTTGATTCTAACTTCAACATCTTTTTTGTCTCGTAGGATGGCCTGAGACAACCATTTAGCTAAGATCGAGAAGGAACTAGTTACTAGATATCTAGAATAAGAATGCAGGATGATGTCTAGATGAGAAACCCTTCTTTTCCATGTTTAGAACCACTATAAGCGTCTAACTCTGTCCCAACTTTATGGAAATGCATGGAGGCCTTCGACTAGATCCGTTGCAAAGAAATTTCACACTACAAGATTCCTTACCATCTACAGATGTTAAACTTGACTACATTgtgaatttgtttttgtttccaCCATTGACTGCATGAGGTCTAACTTAAGCATAGGTCTCATGTTCGAGGGGTTAAACGATTAATGTCAACTCACAAATGCTCAATGTGCTCAAACTTGACtatatacaatatatacttATATCTACAGCTAGAGAAAAGTTTATGAGGACAGTTTTCAAGCAAAATCTTGAATAAGTGTTCTATTAGCTCATTTGGGCAGGGGTGACTCCTCTATTACTTTCAGTATGTTGAGGATCAGCCTGAGCTTGATGAGTGGCTGCAGATGATTGCTCGGGCGGTACCACAGCCTCTTGCAAACCGCTCTGTCGATTCAACTGGGCAGCAAGCCATCTTTCCCTCCACTTCAAAATCTCCATAAGAACAGAAGCTCCAAACATAACAGCTCCAAACCCAGAAAATGTAGCTAGTAGGATAGCTATAACAGCCTGCATATGAGCCTGCCATTccaaattaatgtattaaaatgTTTGATATTAGACAGATCTTGATATGCAAATTCCGAACAATCGTTTACTGATTCATTGAGAAAACCAACATTTGAAACCACAAGCAAGCTACTTTTAAGTACATTTTCATGAGGAAGTTCGTGTTTGGATCAACgttgtcagaattgattttggtaaaaatgAGTTAAAAGTGAAGTCATTTTTATTTGGATACACTTATGGGAAAAATTATTTCTATAGAGTAATGTTGCGAAATCCAATCATAAAATCCCACAAATAATAAAGTTCACCTCAGTAACTACTCTCTCTAATCTCTCTTCAGAATTGAGTTTGCGACTAAAGTCAATTTTCTAAGTCGATTGTCATGCATTTATATAACTGTCTAAAAGTAATACTGGTCAATTAGAATTGATTATAAGACTCTCAAGCATGGGACCAAACACACAGGAAGACGAGTAAATAGAGAAGGGGGCTGAAAAGATACAAAAAACAGAAAATGTACCATAACTATGGTTGCAAAAAAGAATCTCTTACCAATGAATAGAAAAGATGTGCAGCCAGAGCCACCAGACCAAACTGAGCAGTTGCATAAAACCAAACATGTTTTCTCCTCACTAAGAAAATTTTGGAGGAATTAATGTAAATTGTATAATACCATAGGAGGAATTCAAGTACACATTGAACAGAAGTAGAAAAAAACCTAACCCATTGTTGTAGCGGTCATGCTCGCAAGAAGACCAAGTATACAAGAAAATGGGAGAGACATAGCAATAGCACTAGATCCCATCTTTGAAACCTGTCCATCGATAAAATTGGAAATTCATATGGCTAAAGGGAATGCTATCTACAAGAGAAGCTGAACTTACAAGAAGCTGCTCAAGAAAACAAAAGTAAGCCAGCATGTTGACAATGACAAGAATGGGGGCATCCTGCAAAACCCTGTAGAAGTTTTGTATCAGTAATGTTGTATCAGAACAAGGATTTGGGTTACCAGCAGTCAGAGAAATCCTACATTCATGAAGTCAAGAAATATGCACTGTTTGATCAAGATCGGTCGGCTCATATATTTTATGAAGATCGGTCGGTAGAAATTAGCTTAAGATTTTAGCTGTCCGATCTTTGATACAACAGCTCAGATTCTGACTGTGAATTTAGGAATTCTTTGACTACACAGAATCCAAATTCGTCAGCATAAGGGATCAGAAAAGCTTGAACTTGAAGTCCTTTATATGCCAAACTAAACTGATGTATAGTCTATTAGTATAACAAATCATCAGTAGTTTTTATTATGAGTTTATAACGCTTATGCAGAAGCTTGTAAGTTGTCAATGAAATACGGCCTAAAGTTCGTAACCATAAAATCATCGCTAGAAAGTCTAGAAAGTTTTCCAAAACCAAAATAACTAGTCAAGTACAAGAATAATTTGCCCTTGCCTGTATTGAGAAGTCTCTGCTAGCTGACCTCTGCTCCCTAGAACAGTTTGAACTCGTAAAAGAGTGACGGGTAGGTTCTTAACTTCTTGCTTGCAAACATCACATGTTCTGTTACCTTTAATCCTAAACCATTTAACTGCACATTCTTGGTGTGCCAGTGAAAGCTCACCTTTGCAGCTGCACTCCAATTTAAAAGTATTAGCACCTTCTCCCAGTTCAACCATACAAATTCTACAAACAGCTTCTTCTTCAGGAATATCTTCACCGCCATCCTCATTTTCAACTGACCACAATACTCAGATGCACTTGTTGGTTATTGAAAGAATTAATCTAGAGGTTTAAACcaataaataaatgatatatGTGGAAATTAGCAGCATTACCAAAGTCAGTTTAATCCTAAAAAATAAGTTTATGTAAATT is a window of Lotus japonicus ecotype B-129 chromosome 5, LjGifu_v1.2 DNA encoding:
- the LOC130717653 gene encoding uncharacterized protein LOC130717653, which codes for MATEGANFSKDNNNQGAGTIEDKVDIQIQKDLVSPEITEELTSGQYETRPNIILEIPTITQEEAREDYLRIDIPPTPSPRRVIFPPCLSPGFSRANESPGPSSSKSRSTIKTFLPKLSFKFLNTSSDIEKAAFLALEGSAPKKPFLSRTLSRTKTTTSSLPATPIAHSHPGSLHGGNMAYLATTVEKGVQLPIHRSRSVPSFTEEGNTTPVGAKFRVIPTTPRIDEKIATTTSTKSPTDDAVENEDGGEDIPEEEAVCRICMVELGEGANTFKLECSCKGELSLAHQECAVKWFRIKGNRTCDVCKQEVKNLPVTLLRVQTVLGSRGQLAETSQYRVLQDAPILVIVNMLAYFCFLEQLLVSKMGSSAIAMSLPFSCILGLLASMTATTMVRRKHVWFYATAQFGLVALAAHLFYSLAHMQAVIAILLATFSGFGAVMFGASVLMEILKWRERWLAAQLNRQSGLQEAVVPPEQSSAATHQAQADPQHTESNRGVTPAQMS